The following proteins come from a genomic window of Gossypium raimondii isolate GPD5lz chromosome 5, ASM2569854v1, whole genome shotgun sequence:
- the LOC105770570 gene encoding uncharacterized protein LOC105770570: protein MLLRSSSIPIRDSWVSHSKNFSPAPELLHQSSLTRTVSCSCSISAGSIDDSSWRMMRTVSGTDLRDLVVPQMKTAKNNNVLLDGICVEEEEVEECGIGGGGGQIVGGGRGGGGSDSEDNEWGFCDSKKGNDSTDLYYQKMIEANPGNTLLLSNYAKFLKEVRGDFVKAEEYCGRAILINPNDGNILSMYAELIWQTHKDDRRAEAYFDQAIKSAPDDCFVLASYARFLWDAEEEEEEEEVRENTSERLEQSFFHGAPPSPSPLAAAPLYLAVSDFC from the exons ATGCTTTTAAGGAGTTCGTCAATACCGATACGTGACTCATGGGTCTCACACTCGAAGAATTTCTCTCCTGCGCCGGAGTTATTGCACCAGAGTTCCCTGACCCGAACCGTTTCATGTTCGTGCTCCATTTCTGCAGGGTCGATCGACGATTCGAGTTGGAGGATGATGAGGACGGTGTCGGGTACGGATTTGAGGGATCTGGTCGTCCCCCAGATGAAAACCGCTAAGAATAATAACGTGCTCTTGGATGGGATCTGTGTCGAGGAAGAAGAGGTGGAAGAGTGTGGGATAGGCGGTGGTGGGGGACAAATCGTCGGCGGAGGAAGAGGAGGTGGTGGTTCGGACAGTGAGGATAACGAATGGGGATTTTGCGATTCGAAAAAAGGAAATGATAGTACCGATTTGTATTATCAGAAAATGATCGAGGCTAATCCTGGAAATACACTTCTCCTCAGCAATTACgctaaatttttaaaggag GTACGAGGGGACTTCGTGAAAGCCGAGGAATATTGTGGGAGGGCAATATTGATAAATCCGAATGATGGGAATATTTTGTCTATGTACGCCGAGTTAATATGGCAGACTCACAAAGATGATCGGAGAGCTGAAGCTTACTTCGATCAAGCTATTAAATCCGCCCCTGACGACTG TTTTGTGCTAGCATCATATGCACGATTTCTTTGGGAtgctgaagaagaagaagaagaagaagaagtaagGGAAAATACGAGTGAGAGATTAGAACAGAGCTTTTTCCATGGAGCTCCTCCATCGCCTTCTCCTTTGGCGGCTGCTCCTTTGTATTTAGCGGTTTCTGACTTTTGTTAA